From Proteiniborus sp. MB09-C3, the proteins below share one genomic window:
- a CDS encoding BMP family ABC transporter substrate-binding protein, whose amino-acid sequence MSKKVISLVLIGLLMLSLLVGCNTKPVEFEENNESNNVAGENDKKVKIGLVVGTGGLGDQNFNDIAYSGLKKAEAEFGITLDYVEPQSISDFETLITQFAEDGSYDLITIVTNQASTALEKVAVQFPEQKFSIVDAQVDAPNVKSILKDFTQMTFLNGVLAGLMTTDTSIEKINEEKVVGIITGTDIPNMRAAITGFTAGAKYANPEVEVLTGTVGSFGDPARGKELAKSMYGRKADMILQFAGGSGLGVINEAEEVDLYAFGGASNQNAIAPKNVPASSTENLANRMYTEVKLIVENNWNPGPEVGGLKEGAVDLEYEGSEVEVPQSIKDEVEKIRQLVIDGELELPKSVEEIDNWLKEVK is encoded by the coding sequence ATGTCTAAAAAAGTAATTTCGCTTGTATTAATAGGGCTGTTAATGCTCTCTTTGCTTGTAGGATGTAATACAAAGCCTGTTGAGTTTGAAGAAAATAATGAATCAAATAATGTAGCTGGAGAAAATGATAAAAAGGTTAAAATAGGTCTTGTTGTTGGGACAGGTGGATTAGGAGATCAAAACTTTAATGATATTGCATATTCTGGACTTAAGAAAGCAGAAGCAGAGTTTGGAATAACACTTGATTATGTTGAACCACAATCAATCTCAGATTTTGAAACATTAATTACTCAATTTGCTGAAGATGGAAGCTATGACTTAATAACTATAGTAACTAATCAAGCAAGTACTGCTTTAGAAAAGGTTGCTGTACAATTCCCAGAACAAAAGTTTTCAATAGTAGATGCTCAAGTAGATGCACCTAACGTAAAATCAATATTAAAAGACTTTACACAAATGACATTTTTAAATGGTGTTCTTGCTGGACTGATGACAACTGATACAAGTATAGAGAAAATAAATGAAGAGAAGGTTGTAGGAATTATAACAGGAACAGATATTCCAAATATGCGTGCTGCTATAACTGGATTTACTGCTGGTGCTAAATATGCTAATCCAGAAGTAGAAGTTTTAACTGGAACAGTAGGCTCTTTTGGAGATCCTGCAAGAGGTAAAGAATTGGCAAAATCCATGTATGGCAGAAAAGCAGATATGATACTTCAATTTGCAGGTGGTTCTGGACTAGGAGTAATAAATGAAGCAGAAGAAGTAGATTTATATGCCTTTGGAGGAGCTTCAAATCAAAATGCTATAGCTCCTAAAAATGTGCCTGCTTCTTCTACAGAAAATCTTGCAAACCGTATGTATACTGAAGTTAAGCTAATCGTAGAAAATAATTGGAATCCAGGCCCAGAAGTTGGTGGCTTAAAAGAAGGTGCAGTAGATCTAGAGTATGAGGGAAGTGAAGTGGAGGTACCTCAAAGCATTAAGGATGAAGTAGAAAAAATTCGTCAACTAGTTATAGATGGAGAGCTAGAGCTTCCAAAGTCAGTTGAAGAAATAGATAATTGGTTAAAAGAAGTAAAATAA
- a CDS encoding ABC transporter ATP-binding protein, protein MKVVEMSNITKEYPLVKALDKADLIIENGEIHALLGENGAGKSTLMKVLYGMVKPNEGTITIKGEKVDIPSPLKAIELGIGMVHQHFMLAPVLTVLENIIAGAEPKKGSLIDYVKAKKDIEEMAQKFGFNVDVNKRVEELSVGEKQRVEILKVLYRGAEILILDEPTAVLTPIEVNELFVVLRNLKAQGKSIIIITHKLHEVLEISDKITVMRDGKVVGHTSPKEVDSFQLANMMVGRDVQIGKRRPAKNIGDVLFEVSDLTIKDKDSTILDNICFKIHRGEILGVAGVEGNGQTELIEAITGIRNPNSMNLKVDNKKVEGSVSDFIASGIGHIPEDRLESAVIMDMTIAENCILGYHRQLPFSKKGILNRSQIKKYGNDAIRSFNIKAPNEETYIKALSGGNQQKVVVSRVFKQEPKVVISAQPTRGVDVGAMEYIHEKMIEFRDEGNAVLLISADLQEVKTLSDRIIIMYKGKVVAEGKTEAFSDTDLGILMTGGELNKKAGENFEYSK, encoded by the coding sequence ATGAAGGTTGTAGAGATGAGTAATATAACAAAAGAGTATCCACTAGTAAAAGCTTTAGATAAAGCAGATTTAATTATTGAGAATGGAGAGATACATGCTTTATTAGGAGAAAATGGAGCAGGTAAATCTACCCTAATGAAGGTTCTTTACGGAATGGTAAAGCCTAATGAAGGCACCATAACCATTAAAGGTGAAAAAGTGGACATTCCTAGCCCTTTAAAGGCTATTGAGCTTGGCATAGGAATGGTTCATCAGCATTTTATGCTTGCACCTGTTTTAACAGTACTTGAAAATATCATAGCTGGAGCAGAGCCTAAAAAAGGCTCATTAATAGATTATGTTAAGGCTAAAAAAGACATAGAGGAAATGGCACAAAAATTTGGCTTTAATGTTGATGTAAATAAACGTGTTGAAGAATTATCTGTTGGTGAAAAGCAAAGGGTAGAAATTTTAAAAGTACTGTATAGAGGGGCAGAAATTCTCATATTAGATGAACCAACTGCTGTTTTGACTCCAATTGAAGTAAATGAATTGTTTGTTGTGTTGAGAAACCTTAAAGCACAAGGAAAAAGCATTATAATAATTACTCATAAGCTTCATGAGGTTTTAGAAATTTCTGACAAGATAACTGTAATGAGAGATGGAAAAGTAGTTGGCCATACTTCTCCGAAAGAGGTAGACTCTTTTCAACTAGCTAATATGATGGTGGGAAGAGATGTTCAGATTGGCAAGAGAAGACCAGCTAAGAATATTGGTGATGTGCTATTTGAAGTATCTGACTTAACTATTAAGGATAAGGACAGTACCATATTAGATAACATCTGCTTTAAAATACACAGAGGAGAAATATTAGGAGTTGCTGGCGTTGAAGGAAATGGTCAAACAGAGCTTATTGAGGCAATAACTGGAATAAGAAATCCTAATTCTATGAATTTGAAAGTGGATAATAAAAAGGTTGAAGGAAGTGTTTCTGATTTTATCGCCAGTGGAATTGGTCATATTCCCGAAGACCGTTTGGAAAGTGCTGTTATCATGGATATGACAATAGCAGAAAATTGTATATTAGGTTATCATCGACAACTACCCTTTAGCAAAAAAGGAATACTAAACCGTAGCCAGATTAAAAAATATGGAAATGATGCCATTAGGAGCTTTAATATTAAAGCTCCTAATGAAGAAACCTATATAAAAGCACTTTCAGGTGGAAACCAGCAAAAAGTAGTTGTGTCTAGGGTATTCAAGCAAGAGCCAAAGGTAGTTATTTCTGCTCAGCCTACTAGAGGGGTTGACGTAGGAGCCATGGAATATATACATGAGAAAATGATAGAGTTTCGCGATGAAGGCAACGCGGTACTATTAATATCTGCAGATTTGCAAGAAGTTAAGACCTTAAGTGATAGGATTATAATAATGTACAAGGGAAAAGTTGTAGCAGAAGGAAAAACAGAAGCATTTTCTGATACAGACCTTGGTATTTTAATGACTGGTGGAGAATTAAATAAAAAGGCAGGTGAAAATTTTGAATACAGCAAGTGA
- a CDS encoding ABC transporter permease translates to MNTASERFNAAFRLVFSLFLALVIGGLLFLIAGYSPLSAYAAIFKGAIGSPGAVMTALSQATPIIFTGLAFMVAHKSGVLNIGAEGQLYAGAMAAAIAGAYIKGLPLWIHLVISLLAAIIAGGVWGAIIGILKVRFGSQEVITSIMMNSIMINFTSYLANFPLKDEGSIGQTIRIQQTSILPVLSSKHQLTIAIFLAVIATVIMHYVFKQTVLGYEMEAVGKKSRSAKTAGINTGKISIISMFLSGAIAGLAGASVVLGVSHRFIDGFSSGYGFDGIAVAALAGGNILSLLISGFFFGALKAGAMTVNRVAKIPFDFVIVIQALVIIFIAAPKITENVMSRFRKNSTRRKKTWEAS, encoded by the coding sequence TTGAATACAGCAAGTGAAAGATTTAATGCGGCTTTTCGGCTTGTATTTTCACTTTTTTTAGCTTTAGTAATAGGAGGATTATTATTTCTAATAGCTGGATATTCTCCATTAAGTGCATATGCAGCTATATTTAAAGGTGCCATTGGAAGCCCTGGAGCTGTAATGACTGCATTAAGTCAGGCAACTCCCATAATATTTACTGGACTTGCTTTCATGGTGGCACATAAATCTGGAGTTCTAAACATAGGAGCTGAAGGACAGCTTTATGCAGGTGCTATGGCGGCGGCAATAGCTGGAGCTTATATTAAGGGATTACCCCTGTGGATTCACCTTGTTATTTCACTTTTGGCTGCCATAATAGCAGGGGGAGTATGGGGAGCAATAATAGGAATATTAAAGGTTCGCTTTGGTTCTCAAGAAGTTATTACGTCTATAATGATGAATTCCATAATGATTAATTTCACTAGCTATTTAGCCAACTTTCCCCTTAAAGATGAGGGTTCCATAGGACAGACTATTCGAATTCAACAGACTTCCATCCTTCCCGTTTTGAGCTCTAAGCATCAATTAACAATAGCAATATTTCTTGCTGTAATAGCAACTGTCATTATGCACTATGTATTCAAACAAACTGTCCTTGGATATGAGATGGAGGCAGTGGGGAAAAAATCTAGAAGTGCTAAAACAGCTGGTATAAATACAGGAAAAATAAGCATTATATCAATGTTTTTAAGTGGAGCAATAGCAGGTTTGGCTGGTGCAAGTGTTGTTTTAGGAGTTAGCCATAGATTTATAGATGGATTTTCATCAGGGTATGGGTTTGACGGTATTGCAGTAGCTGCATTAGCAGGAGGAAATATTTTAAGCTTATTGATATCTGGTTTCTTTTTTGGTGCATTGAAGGCTGGTGCTATGACTGTCAACAGAGTTGCAAAAATACCTTTTGATTTTGTTATTGTGATACAAGCATTAGTTATTATATTTATTGCAGCACCTAAGATTACAGAAAATGTAATGTCTAGATTTAGAAAAAATAGTACCAGGAGGAAAAAGACATGGGAAGCTTCATAA
- a CDS encoding ABC transporter permease, whose translation MGSFISVLEMLLLATFRMSIPLTLVALGGIFSARAGIVALGLEGIMLGGAFGAAYGTYLTSNPYLGLLSGILVGIFFAMIHGVLCIKYKIDQVISSIGLNLLSQGLTTLLLQIIWGNRGKSVMLPRIKSIALPIFGDISPLFIITIVFVILSWVVIYNTKYGLHLRMVGEHPEAALSVGIKVGRVKYIAMLVTGFLGGLGGAYLSIDHLNMFVRNMTAGRGFIALAIDILGRYNPIGVFFGSILFGFTDALQMILQNDKIPGQIVQTIPYIVTLFVIVFAVKYVKAPAAMGKNIEE comes from the coding sequence ATGGGAAGCTTCATAAGTGTATTAGAAATGCTGCTGCTAGCTACCTTTAGAATGAGTATTCCATTAACTTTAGTGGCACTGGGAGGTATTTTTTCTGCTAGAGCTGGAATTGTAGCGTTAGGATTAGAAGGAATAATGTTAGGAGGAGCCTTTGGTGCAGCATATGGAACTTATTTGACGAGTAATCCATATTTAGGGCTTTTATCAGGTATATTAGTAGGTATATTTTTCGCTATGATACATGGAGTGTTGTGTATTAAATACAAGATAGATCAGGTAATAAGCAGTATAGGGCTTAATCTTTTATCACAAGGGCTTACTACACTTTTACTGCAAATCATTTGGGGCAATAGGGGTAAATCTGTTATGTTACCTAGAATAAAATCTATAGCGTTACCTATTTTTGGCGACATTTCTCCACTATTTATAATTACAATAGTCTTTGTTATTTTAAGCTGGGTTGTAATATACAACACTAAATATGGCCTCCATCTAAGAATGGTAGGTGAACATCCAGAAGCAGCATTGTCAGTTGGTATAAAGGTAGGAAGGGTGAAATATATTGCTATGCTTGTAACTGGATTTCTTGGAGGATTAGGAGGAGCCTATTTATCTATAGACCATCTTAACATGTTTGTTAGGAATATGACTGCTGGTAGAGGATTTATAGCATTAGCCATTGATATATTAGGTAGATACAATCCCATAGGAGTATTTTTTGGAAGCATACTATTTGGATTTACTGATGCATTACAGATGATACTTCAAAATGACAAAATACCAGGGCAAATAGTGCAGACTATTCCATATATAGTAACTTTATTTGTAATAGTGTTTGCTGTTAAATATGTAAAGGCACCTGCAGCTATGGGAAAAAATATTGAAGAATAA
- a CDS encoding purine-nucleoside phosphorylase, with translation MLLEKVIESVEYIESKTNLEPKIGIILGTGLGEFVDKIENQIIIPYEDIPNFPVSTAPGHKGRLVIGECKGKAVFCMQGRFHYYEGYSMQDVTYPIRVMQKLGIEKIIITNACGGLDPNLTPGDLLVIDNHINFMGDNPLIGPNLEEFGPRFVDMSKPYAPELIRLAHEAAKKTDISLKQGVYVSYSGPSFETAAEIKLFHSFGGSVVGMSTVPEVIVANHGGMKVLAISCITNLGTGILEQPLSAEEVFETANKVGAKFRRLIENIVDII, from the coding sequence ATGTTGTTAGAAAAGGTAATAGAATCTGTAGAGTATATTGAGAGTAAGACTAATTTAGAGCCTAAGATAGGTATTATATTGGGTACAGGATTAGGAGAGTTTGTAGACAAGATTGAAAATCAAATTATTATACCATATGAGGATATACCTAATTTTCCGGTATCTACAGCTCCAGGTCATAAAGGCAGATTAGTTATAGGTGAATGTAAAGGAAAAGCAGTTTTCTGTATGCAAGGCAGATTTCACTATTATGAGGGATATTCTATGCAGGATGTAACTTATCCTATTCGTGTCATGCAAAAATTGGGGATTGAAAAAATCATAATTACAAATGCCTGTGGAGGCCTTGACCCTAACTTGACTCCCGGGGATTTATTGGTTATTGACAATCATATAAATTTCATGGGTGATAATCCTCTAATAGGGCCAAATCTAGAGGAGTTTGGGCCTAGATTTGTAGATATGAGTAAGCCATATGCTCCAGAACTGATTCGGCTTGCTCATGAGGCCGCTAAGAAAACTGATATCTCACTTAAGCAAGGAGTATATGTGAGCTATTCTGGACCAAGCTTTGAAACTGCTGCTGAAATTAAGTTGTTTCACTCTTTTGGAGGAAGTGTAGTTGGTATGTCTACAGTTCCAGAAGTAATAGTAGCTAATCACGGTGGCATGAAGGTATTAGCTATTTCTTGCATAACAAATTTAGGTACTGGTATATTAGAGCAACCCTTAAGTGCTGAAGAGGTTTTTGAAACAGCAAACAAAGTTGGAGCCAAATTTAGGAGATTAATTGAGAATATAGTGGATATTATATAA
- a CDS encoding DeoR/GlpR family DNA-binding transcription regulator: MPGGELILAHDRREAILKQLAEDKSVLVRELSQKLNVTPETIRKDLTILEGEGKLIKTHGGAFTREGVKNDLDIRIRETIYLEAKEKIGKKCSDLINDGDTVILDASTTSLQIAKNIINKSKVTVLTNSLKVADELSNYSNIKLVLLGGLLDHSSLSFVGNDAEKMLEKYFVDKAFVSCRGISMENGITDSNEFQAIIRRLMFKKGQKTYLIIDKTKFDVIAFSLIGDFSITDAVVAEEFLNEQWVDFFKANNIEMIKADD, encoded by the coding sequence GTGCCAGGGGGTGAGCTTATTTTAGCACATGATAGAAGAGAAGCTATTTTAAAACAGCTGGCTGAAGACAAAAGCGTTTTAGTGAGAGAACTAAGCCAAAAACTTAATGTTACACCGGAAACTATAAGGAAGGACCTTACAATTTTAGAGGGTGAAGGTAAGCTAATAAAAACCCATGGAGGGGCCTTTACTAGAGAAGGAGTAAAAAACGATTTAGACATAAGAATAAGAGAAACTATATATCTAGAAGCTAAAGAAAAAATCGGCAAAAAATGTAGCGATTTAATTAATGATGGAGATACAGTAATACTAGATGCCAGTACTACATCACTACAAATTGCAAAGAATATTATCAATAAAAGTAAAGTTACTGTTCTAACTAATTCTCTTAAAGTAGCAGATGAATTGTCTAATTATTCTAATATTAAGCTGGTCTTACTAGGAGGATTACTAGATCATAGCTCTTTGTCTTTTGTTGGGAATGATGCAGAGAAAATGCTGGAAAAATACTTTGTAGACAAGGCTTTCGTATCGTGTAGAGGTATCTCTATGGAAAATGGGATAACTGATTCAAATGAGTTTCAAGCAATAATTAGAAGGCTTATGTTTAAGAAAGGACAAAAGACATATCTCATTATTGACAAGACTAAATTTGATGTAATTGCTTTTTCTTTAATTGGAGATTTTAGTATAACAGATGCAGTTGTAGCTGAAGAGTTTTTAAATGAACAATGGGTGGATTTTTTTAAAGCTAACAATATTGAGATGATAAAAGCTGATGACTAA
- the mtnA gene encoding S-methyl-5-thioribose-1-phosphate isomerase: protein MIDTIKFENGKIHIIDQTKLPSILEVLEIDDVKDCWDAIKQLKVRGAPAIGIAAAYGVVLGIRDVDETSFDSFYAEFKKTSDYLASSRPTAVNLFWALERMDRVALENKHLPVKKIKEILEKEALLIQKEDEETCRKIGENGLEVLKDGMTVLTHCNAGRLATAKYGTALAPIYVAQEKGINIKVFADETRPLLQGARLTAFELQEAGADVTLITDNMAAMVMSKGWIDAVIVGCDRVAANGDTANKIGTYGVALLAKAHNIPFYIAGPLSTIDMNTPTGKEIPIEERDASEIINGFGKQTGPTGVKVFNPAFDVTPNELITGIITEKGIARPPYDVSLKELFDK, encoded by the coding sequence ATGATAGATACGATAAAATTTGAAAACGGAAAGATACACATTATAGATCAAACTAAATTACCTTCAATTCTTGAGGTTCTGGAAATAGACGATGTCAAAGATTGCTGGGATGCTATTAAACAACTAAAGGTTAGAGGAGCACCAGCTATAGGAATTGCAGCTGCATATGGTGTTGTCTTAGGAATTAGAGATGTAGATGAAACAAGCTTTGATAGCTTTTATGCAGAGTTCAAAAAGACTTCAGACTATCTAGCAAGCTCCAGACCTACTGCTGTTAATCTTTTTTGGGCATTAGAAAGAATGGATAGAGTAGCATTAGAGAACAAGCATCTGCCTGTAAAGAAAATAAAAGAAATATTAGAAAAAGAAGCTTTATTGATTCAAAAAGAAGATGAAGAAACCTGCAGGAAGATTGGGGAAAACGGACTAGAGGTTTTAAAGGATGGCATGACAGTACTTACACACTGTAATGCAGGAAGATTAGCAACGGCTAAATACGGTACAGCCTTAGCACCAATATATGTTGCTCAAGAAAAAGGTATTAATATAAAGGTATTTGCTGATGAGACAAGACCCTTATTACAAGGTGCTAGATTGACAGCCTTTGAGCTGCAAGAGGCTGGAGCTGATGTTACACTTATTACAGACAATATGGCAGCTATGGTGATGAGCAAGGGTTGGATAGATGCTGTTATTGTAGGCTGTGATAGAGTAGCCGCTAATGGAGATACTGCTAACAAAATAGGAACTTATGGAGTAGCATTATTAGCTAAAGCGCACAACATACCATTTTATATTGCTGGTCCACTATCTACTATTGATATGAATACTCCTACTGGTAAAGAAATACCTATAGAAGAAAGAGATGCTAGTGAAATAATTAATGGCTTTGGCAAACAAACAGGCCCAACAGGAGTTAAAGTTTTCAACCCTGCATTTGACGTTACTCCAAATGAATTGATTACAGGAATTATCACTGAAAAAGGCATTGCTAGACCACCTTATGATGTTAGCTTAAAAGAATTATTTGATAAATAG
- a CDS encoding cupin domain-containing protein produces the protein MTNYNADYYIEKLGLQPHYEGGWYKFIWKTDKEIPKSILGNAYSGDRPSATVIFYLLKAGETSAWHKLRSAEIWFWHAGGSLKMILGGSGKLPNKEKEIILGNKIDKGQQFQAIVPADVWQTSTPCVGEDFVLVSCVVSPGFHVDEFLFPEK, from the coding sequence ATGACTAATTATAATGCAGATTATTATATTGAAAAGCTAGGATTACAGCCTCATTATGAAGGCGGATGGTATAAATTCATTTGGAAAACTGATAAAGAGATACCTAAATCAATTTTAGGAAATGCCTATTCTGGAGATAGGCCCAGTGCTACTGTTATTTTCTATTTATTAAAAGCAGGAGAGACTTCTGCTTGGCATAAGCTTCGATCTGCTGAAATCTGGTTTTGGCATGCAGGAGGATCTCTCAAGATGATTTTAGGAGGCAGTGGCAAATTACCAAATAAAGAAAAAGAAATAATTTTAGGGAACAAAATAGATAAGGGCCAGCAGTTCCAGGCAATAGTGCCTGCTGATGTCTGGCAAACATCGACTCCTTGCGTTGGAGAAGATTTTGTTTTAGTGTCATGTGTAGTAAGTCCAGGATTTCATGTTGATGAATTTTTGTTTCCCGAGAAATAA
- a CDS encoding SDR family oxidoreductase: protein MELFRLDGKVALVTGATKGLGAGMAVALAEAGAKIIGVGTSSTENTKKRVEAVDSEFYGIQADLSKPESISHIIKEAYSAYGRIDILVNNAGVLHLSDTESHSDEAWDFIIQVNSKAVFQLCREVGAHMLEQDYGKIINISSIHGLGGGYKVASYTASKHAVIGITKALANEWADRGINVNAIAPGYMVTDNTFNLRQNREKTDEITARIPKKRWGTPDDLKGPVVFLASEASDYVNGHVLVVDGGLTNA from the coding sequence ATGGAACTATTTAGATTAGATGGAAAAGTGGCTTTAGTTACTGGAGCTACAAAAGGGCTAGGAGCAGGTATGGCTGTAGCGCTGGCAGAGGCAGGAGCAAAGATTATTGGAGTGGGGACATCTTCTACAGAGAATACCAAGAAAAGGGTAGAGGCTGTAGATTCAGAATTTTATGGAATCCAAGCTGATTTATCAAAGCCAGAATCTATATCTCATATCATCAAAGAAGCTTATAGTGCTTATGGCAGGATTGATATATTAGTTAACAATGCTGGTGTGCTACACCTTTCTGACACTGAAAGCCATTCTGATGAGGCTTGGGATTTTATTATTCAAGTAAATTCCAAGGCAGTTTTTCAGCTATGCAGAGAGGTTGGTGCTCATATGTTAGAGCAGGACTATGGAAAGATAATTAACATTTCTTCCATCCATGGATTAGGAGGTGGCTATAAAGTTGCAAGCTATACTGCTAGCAAGCATGCAGTTATTGGAATCACTAAAGCCTTGGCTAATGAATGGGCTGATAGGGGAATCAATGTGAATGCTATTGCTCCTGGATACATGGTAACTGATAACACCTTTAACCTAAGACAAAACAGAGAAAAAACTGATGAAATAACAGCTAGAATTCCCAAGAAAAGATGGGGAACACCAGATGACCTTAAGGGTCCTGTAGTATTTTTAGCTTCAGAAGCTTCTGATTATGTTAATGGTCATGTTCTTGTGGTAGATGGTGGCTTAACTAATGCTTAG
- a CDS encoding L-fuculose-phosphate aldolase, with the protein MLMKKEREQIVEYGRKLATSGLTKGTGGNLSIYNREKGLFAISPTGIDYFQIKPEDVAVLNISGEQVDGNKKPSSEVEMHRVFYERRTDIDAIIHTHTMYATTLACLNWLLPPVHYMIALAGPDVRCAKYATYGTKELAENAFEAMKDRKAVLLANHGLLAGANDLLNAFNITEEIEYCAELYYRTKCIGEPVILPEEEMILMIEKFKTYGQRK; encoded by the coding sequence ATGTTGATGAAAAAAGAGAGAGAACAGATAGTAGAATATGGTAGAAAACTCGCTACTAGTGGATTAACAAAAGGAACAGGCGGAAACTTAAGTATTTATAATAGAGAAAAAGGCTTATTTGCCATAAGCCCAACTGGAATAGATTATTTTCAAATTAAGCCTGAGGATGTGGCTGTATTAAATATAAGTGGAGAACAAGTAGATGGAAATAAAAAGCCTTCGAGTGAAGTTGAAATGCATAGAGTATTTTATGAAAGAAGAACTGATATAGATGCAATCATTCATACACATACTATGTATGCTACTACATTAGCATGTCTAAACTGGTTGTTGCCTCCAGTACACTATATGATTGCATTAGCAGGGCCAGATGTAAGATGTGCTAAATATGCTACTTATGGAACTAAGGAATTAGCTGAAAATGCCTTTGAAGCTATGAAGGATAGAAAAGCAGTTTTATTGGCAAATCATGGGCTCTTAGCGGGAGCAAATGATTTATTAAATGCCTTTAATATTACAGAGGAAATAGAATATTGTGCAGAGCTGTACTACAGAACTAAATGTATAGGAGAGCCCGTTATTCTTCCAGAGGAAGAAATGATTTTAATGATAGAGAAGTTTAAAACATATGGTCAGAGAAAATAA